Below is a window of Lytechinus variegatus isolate NC3 chromosome 4, Lvar_3.0, whole genome shotgun sequence DNA.
CTTTATgatctatttcaaaatattacatataAAAAGCACAGCTACCCCACAATTGTAATACTTACTAAACTCACATACAGTCAAGTTTGAGTCAACCAAGCTGATCCAACATGTAAGATAGATCCCTCTTAATTTATGTGTTTCTAATAAGTCGCTGGTTGAAAGTATATAGTCTATTGGGTGACATGCTGATTGCAAATTGACATCACAGAATTTGGAGTTAAAAGTGCTGAATACTGCTGAGTGCTGATGATCCGTTGATGATTTCCTGAGAGTAAAAGAGAATAGGCATATGCATTGGAATTGAGAAGTAAATAATGCCtaaatattaatataattaaATCATTCCTGCACAAACTAGGGACAGCAACTTTTTTAGCAGTAAATATAGATGTAAAATGCGTTTCTAGCTTTTacttttcatgtgaatttcatcaaatttacaaaacaatttcgTAATGGAATTTATATTTACAGAACAATTTCATAATGGAATTTATCATGCTGTGATCATTTTCTTGACATCTAAGATAAAATTTATGAAGAGAATCACAGCTGTTAAGAAATATGACCTTGGTCCCcaaacacaaaggttagcaattacaTGACTTTGTAATCGTTCACTcatttttttacgattgatcgtACATTGTCAATGGTATCAATCGTAAATTAAATCTGagaaattctgtaaaaagtTTGCATGTATTAGCCTTGGCAATTTGTGAGAGGTTAAGTGTTTTTTTAACCGGAAAAACATTTGCTTCTGGAGCAATTGCCCTCACCcactggtggatccaggggggggggcacagccggacCGTGTTTTCCTTTAGAGAAGcataaaaatttgtaaaatgaaaacaaaagtgtGCCCTCCCGTTTTGAAATtgaatacttaaaaaaaaacatctttgattGTCAATTTTTATTGGAGGGGACGAAAATCCTTAATTTtctgttgatgacctttttttgctGGGAaaaatatgccccccccccttggaaaatcctagatccGCCCTTGCCCCACACTACActtaccagtaaaaaaaaacttcaaccCTGGAATTAACACCTCCACTGGCggttctgggggggggggagcatccAGCCTTTACCCCGTtgctcaccccccccctttgagagccatgaaaaaaatggatatttgctattcataatTAAATGAggacctttcttattttttcggGGGGTGGTTCAAATTTTCCTCGAAATTATAAATTCCCATTTGTAGTGAttactttaagaaaaaaataatttccttatCAAATTATTCATgcaataaccccccccccccccttgccatGTTGTAAAATTCTGGATGTGCCCCTGAACACTACCCTAACGAATAACTCGACCCTACCATACCTATAACCTTATATTGCGCCTCCTCTTAAAATATGGAGTGCTAAAATGAATCCCGGTAATGAATATTTCCAATCATTTACGATAAACGAATCTTTGGCAATACATGTCATGAGAAGGTCATCGTTTTGATACATAATACTATTGCATTGGTTTAAAAGTATAATGAACTGAACATGCACAAATTCACAAATCGATGGTATGCTTTTGCGCTTTTTTATAAATAAGTTGTGTTGGGACGCTGaatgccccctcccccggtTCTGCGGACCCCTGTAAAAGTTCTACATAATAGATTGGTCAAATGCCGACTCCAGCCCCTTTCCACATCCCACTTTTTTTCCACTAACCATTTACAAAACATAAGAATGACCAACTGACTGCGAATTTGCGTGTATAGAGCAACCCCCACCGGCTCCCATTTTCGAATTCATTCTACAGACCCTTAGGTATTTATTCGGTATGAATTAGTGAAAAAAAGAATGTAAGCACTTACAGATATAATTTGCAGGAAGTAACTGGACGGTATTTGTGGTACTAGAAAAGGTTGTTATGAGGAACCTGAGCATATCTCTCTTCTCCTTTTCCACAGTGAGCCGTTCTGCTGCTAGCTCCTCCATTCTTGTGTTGTGTCTAACTTGTTCATCCATCTTCTGTCGCTTCAGGGAAAGCCTCTCCTTTTCAGTCTCGAGCCACTCAGCCATTGCTTTCGTCTCTGGCTTGCATGGTGACTTTCTTGATTGTAATTTCTCTGGAGTAGATGACTTAGATTTGGATGAAGATGCAGATTGAGCAGAATTAGAAGCAGTCTCTTCATATTCGATGGATGTATCCGCCATGGACTTGGGATCTGGCAAATATACATAAAGAATAGTATATGCACTTGTACaattgaaaaattaaatcaatatatttttaagattTAGGCATAAATTCTTccgtagaccccccccccccccgcccgtaCTTCCTTCCGGGACTCccttctcccctccccctccgatctctctctctcccctctcactcgcTCCGTCTTTTCTGACTCCCCCCCGACAAAGGCAGGggaaccagtggcgtaactaaaaaaaaataattgacaagcaaaaaaaaaggtctttaaccacaaataaaggatttcgtaccagaaacaaatttgagaaaaaaaaaggtcttcaactttCTGTTCTTCTTTTGCTCTCCTATTCTCTCCCCTCTCTTATatctcttttcccctttctctatttcttttctctctcttcctgtcTCCTCTCACTTCTTTTCTTATcttctcatttctttcttttttctccccttccttttctttcccatctccgcttcctttcccctctccctTCCATTTCTTCTGCTCCTActtttttcttattcccctCCTTTAACTTCCTtcaccttttctctcttttcatcttccctttccccctctccttcttattcctttcttttctgtctgtcttttttttggggggcgggggCATCCGTTACTATAGTAGGATTTCAGTGAATGTCTGTTAAGAAGGAGCACGGATGCTCCCATCCGTAGTTTTATTGCCTCATCGAGGAATTTCATCCCCTTTATTTCTACCCGCCCTCTGTCTATCAAAACGGGACTTTAAAGATATATGCCCCTCCATTCATATCTATTCCTCATCGTTCTTTCCGCAACCCCTGAAAATATAGGTGTTACATAATCAGGAAACCAATTTGAATgagtttttctttaatttttaagccatacaataatgtttttaaatttaCGGTTGAGTAACTTACCCGACATCTTCTTTCTGCCAGTTGCTAGGCTGGCTAAAGTTGTAAGAGCCCCTAATTCGCATGCCTTATTTGAACTTGAAGTGTCTGCTGATCTCTCTGAGAAACCTGTCGGTGTCTCGACTCCGCCGATTACTCCATCAAGCGCCTCTTGACCCATAAAATCGATCAACAAATCTTGCCACTGCTCGAGAGGAGCGGGTGGTGGTCCACCTCCAGTACCCCCCATCAATCGCTTCCGTTTGTTGTAGGCCTTTTTGACAGTGGATTTTAGGTTGCTAAGTTTGACCCTCAGCTCCTCGACGGATCGCTGGTTTCCGGCAGCGTAGCTAACTGCCTCTGAAATATTGTTCCATGCTTGCATTTTCATACTATGTGTCAAATTTGCACTGATGGGGTCACAAAGAGTCCCTTTTCTTGATATGCACTCTCTAATCAGAATGTCTATCTCATCTTGAGTGAAATTCTCACTTCTCCTGTTGGTTTTTGACTTTTCTTTCGGCATAACTGCATGAGATCGAAACCTTGCAAAAAGAAGCCTTTTTGTTGAAACACTATGTAAACCGACGGAGAATGCAGcggaaagaagagagagatgaCGATAGGTCATACCCGTGAGTGTAATAGATAATCCTTGTGTATGTTCAACGCGTTTTGTACACAGTACAACAACAACAGGGTAACCGCACCGCGGTGTCTGTACACGGGAAAGACGCAGCGCGTAAAGCAGACGATTCTACATTGTAAGAGCGCGTCTGATTGGTCAAAACAGTTTTAGTGGGGAGTGGCCTAAAGGgacttaattgagcgctaacagagttttcagaatacgaatttggaggtacattagcgctcaattaaatgggtaacttaaaaggaaatttaagtggaaacttacgagacttttcagaatacggccccaTGTCGTTCAGGTCCATGTCTGGCTAAGTCGAGTAGCGTCGAGATATCCTGCTAGTGTGGTCAGCATTGCTTTCGCGCAGTATACGCGCACCGATGTGTCCCGGGAAGTTTCGGCGCGGCCATGCCAGAAGATCAAGGTATTGGCTCTGGCGTAGCTTGGTAAGGGCAGCGGAATTAAGCAGAAAAGGGGTTATACAAGTTCATCGGactatgtatttctattgaCGTGCAAACTAAAAGAACTTTGATTACGTTTTGtcttacttttttcaaaaaataaatgattatatataaaataatatttagcATTATTTCGTGGAGTTTTcagtatcattaaaaaatactgaaatcgaacaaacgaaaaaaaatcaactctacaatctACAAAAAAAGTGCGCTGAGTGAGGGGCGGAGCTTAAGTGGTCACAAACTCTGAGCGGAGTGGACCTTCCTAAAAGCAACatgcttgtgtgttgctgccctctacgttcgttgtctttttccttttaaaacttgtttccaTGCCCAAAAAACTTCAAAGTgggcattgcgccccaccccactcccccacacaccgaggccatcgagACGATATTtgtttacactgagctgtgatttacatgaaatggcttaggcttgattttaattatgttaatcattgtcaagcttggggaaAGTCTGGAGAAAcaagaattaaataaaaaatgaaatgtaaacccactttaaatgataaaagctcagtgaaaaatgctggagatgtctgataaaagcattttttcagatttattatgtcctcagatccagcttgcacaaaaagggtaaatgttgtgtttactaaatgttgaaatttcaatttgggtggcaaaatcgttacaaaatgcttgaatgtatccgttttatttcaattgactaaaagtgcaagggaaatgtatgagaaatgtttctgcagggtaagtttgatttcgccaattccccttgacacagcgttaaaacgagcatttctgcgcaaacagatttttgcgagctttacaaaaatagacagtgctcactcaagtgtaaaatcctgtcaaaacttttactttcattggacagatgagacccaaacctaagattagatgtgaaaaaaattacccaaatgttgtatatttttgaattcccagggctttttcaaagtgtaaacttttttttgatacgcactgtagatctAAATGTTCTAGATCTAAAGCTAGGGACTGTAGTTCGAGATCTAGAGGTCTAGCACCCCCTTAAAACTAGAACTATTAAAGCATATAGCTACATGAAGTTCTCTGTGTAGCCAACAACAGTTAGCATTGACCAATCTTATTTTGGTGTGTAGTTACCATACAAACACATAATTCGATGAATAAGAAAATGTCTTGCAGATTATTTTACCTCAAGTCAAAATTGTTCTAAATTTCACGAGCATAGGCCTATGTTATAAAATGAAGAATTAGTTCAATCCATTTGATGTGTTTAcacatttattaatttaatatgctgtcaccatggcaacacagtttccaacacacacacaaatatatatgtCTTGCGGATTTATTCCTCAaaaccaatgtgtgagccaacttttataagaattggttgaaaactaatgAAGGAGTTCAGATTTTCACGTAATTTCATTATGTAATATGTTGTTAAAATGGTAACAAGATTTTTGATACATACAAAAatatgtcttgcacatcttcaACTCAAGACTAATGTGTGTGCAAAATTTTATGAGCATTGGTTGAAAACAAGATGAAGGAGTTCGAACCACAAAATTTTcaccttattttcattattaatatgttgttaccatggcaacactaTTTCTAGTACAGGCAAAAatatgtcttagacatcttcacctcaataTTAATGTATGCGCCAAATTTTTTAGCGAATTGACCAGTTGGAAAATGATAAAGTAGTTCAAATCACTAGATCATCTtactttgatatttgatttgttaccatggcaacatgatttttttaattaagtcataaaacatattttgcacATCTTCACATCAAGACTATTATTTGTGCCACATTGcatgaaaattggttaaaactgaggaagtagttggaattgcaaaattttcacatactttttgtctcacctgcgtagcaaagtgagactataggcgccgcttttccgacggcggcggcggcggcggcggcggcgtcaacatcaaatcttaacctgaggttaagtttttgaaatgacatcataacttagaaagtatatggacctagttcatgaaacttggccataaggttaatcaagtattactgaacatcctattacagtttcatgtcacatgactaaggtcaaaggtcatttagggtcaatgaacttagaccatgttggaggaatcaacatcaaaatcttaacctgtggttaagtttttgaaatgtcatcataacttagaaaatatatggacctagttcatgaaacttggacataaggttaatcaagtatcactgaacatcctgcatgagtttcacgtcacatgaccaaggtcaaaggtcatttagggtcaatgaactttggccgaattggagatatctgttgaattcccatcataactttgaaaatttatggatctgattcatgaaacttggacataatagtaatcaagcatcactgaaaattttgtgcaagtttcaggtctcatgattaaggtcaaaggtcattagggtcaatgaactttggccgaattgggggtatctgttgaattaccatcataactttggaagtttattgggctagttcattaaacttggtcattagagtaatcaagtatcactgaacatcctgtgcacatttcaggtcacatgaccaaggtcaaaggtcaatgaactttggccgaattgggtgtatctgttgaattaccatcataactttgaaagtttatggatctgattcatgaaacttgtacataagagtaatcaagtatcactgaatatcctgtttgagtttcacgtcacatgatcatggtcaaaggtcatgtaaggtcaatgaactttggccatgttggggttttttggtgaataaccatcatatctctgtaagtttattggtctagttcataaaaagtggacataagagtaaccatgtatcactgaacatcttgtgcgagttagagtagtattcaaagtcagcactgctgctatattgaaccgcgtgatgcaggtgagacggccagaggcattccacttgttgccATAATATACCgataccatggcaacacaatttccggCACATGCAAAACTGTGTCTTTCAAATCTTTACCTCAAGACTTATATGTATGTGCCAAATATCATGAGAaatggtttaaaaattattaagtaattgaaacaagtttttcACCTAATTTTCGATATTtgatatgttgttaccatggcaacccaATTATATACTTCAGGCATACAATATGTTTTGCACATCTTCACAATAAGACTAATGtatgtgccaaatttcatgagaattggttaaaaactgaggaagtattTGGAAAAGCAAGATTTATACACAGTTTTTTGCCATatataccgttaccatggcaacatttCCGACACatgaaaaaatgtgtcttgcacatctttacctcaaaaccaatgtgtgagccaactttcTTGAGAATTGGTCCAAAACTGATGAAAGTATCTTAAACGGCaaaattttggccataatatactgttcccatggcaacacaatttgcgaaaaagcaaacaaaaagatTCTTACACcttacctcaagaccaatgtgtgttccaaatttcaagagaatcggttaaaaactgaggaagtagctCAAAATACAATATAGCCATACATTCTAAAAATTTGTGATTTGTTGGATTTAAACCAGGCTTAAACTACCCCCTGCGCGAGTTTAATTGGAGGATTTATTACCACACTTAGACCAGAGTGTCTTTTAGAGTATTATGGGGAATGGGGGCCCAGGGGCAGGGGGGTCGTTGTCAGTTTCTCAATGTTATGTTAGCGAAGGACAAACATCATCTGATGGAAATTCAGTAAAATATTAGAACTAATATTCAAACTAAGATTGTAAATATGAAACTACATTCGTGGagtattaaataaaatcaaCGTCAGAATAGTACACGACATTTCTCTAAAAATTTTTGGGTCAAAATGTTCGATtggggtaattatgtgtccagcCAATGTTGGgaatttcttttgggcatttttatttattcagtgtGATGACAATTTTGCGCATTCTATAAATAAATTGCTGCTTATTCGTTAACATTAGTAGACAATATACTTCCTACATTGGGTAGAATACTGCCCGAATTAGTTGGAcgcataattaccctcgtgctggttaaattTTACCggggtttttttctttcagtgtATATGATTGAAATCTTTGAGAGTcgatttgtttcatgaaattcgTGTATCCAATAATTCAATGAATAGTGAATTTGTGTAAACATTACATTTGCACCAACAATGAACTCGCGTCGATGGCCCTCGGGAGAACAGTACTATGTGATGTTCCTTCGATGCGAATAGTTTTAGCCAGATCCTCGAGtgtcattgtatatttgtttattaacGTAATTATacatttctgtcttttttttctttttaatcgtTAAAAATTATAAAGGGCTGAGAAAGAAATGACAGAAAATTATATTGCATTGAACGGGCAAAGCCCAAAGTGACTCACTTGTAGAGCGCCCTCTCATGAACGGATCTGATCTGAGTCATACCGAagatttacaaaaaattgacctttttaaacagaatttaacaatcacaattttattttgatcaggATCCAAGTCAATCGTTATTACttttagtattatcattatgaataataatacatatgatttatatGGCGTCTTTTCTATTTGATcaaatgctcaaggcgcttaaaAGAGAGCAAAACATAATAGAGAACTAAGAGAAGTACAAGAAAGGGTAAATTACAAATGTCTGTCTTTAAACCTATtaccattttcattatcatcatcgtcatcatcatcaattttatCATCAATATCTTCCTATTATTTGCAATTAGTATTGTTATACTATTCcttaaattacaaaagaatataatacaggat
It encodes the following:
- the LOC121412519 gene encoding uncharacterized protein LOC121412519, producing MTYRHLSLLSAAFSVGLHSVSTKRLLFARFRSHAVMPKEKSKTNRRSENFTQDEIDILIRECISRKGTLCDPISANLTHSMKMQAWNNISEAVSYAAGNQRSVEELRVKLSNLKSTVKKAYNKRKRLMGGTGGGPPPAPLEQWQDLLIDFMGQEALDGVIGGVETPTGFSERSADTSSSNKACELGALTTLASLATGRKKMSDPKSMADTSIEYEETASNSAQSASSSKSKSSTPEKLQSRKSPCKPETKAMAEWLETEKERLSLKRQKMDEQVRHNTRMEELAAERLTVEKEKRDMLRFLITTFSSTTNTVQLLPANYI